A genome region from Sceloporus undulatus isolate JIND9_A2432 ecotype Alabama chromosome 1, SceUnd_v1.1, whole genome shotgun sequence includes the following:
- the AREL1 gene encoding apoptosis-resistant E3 ubiquitin protein ligase 1 — MFYVIGGITVSVVAFFFTIKFLFELAARVVSFLQHEDRDRRGERTIYDYVRGNYLDPRSCKVFWDWKDPCEVGHSMAFRVHLFYKNGQPFPAHRPVGLRVHICHVELAMDIPVTQEVLQEPSSNVVKVAFTVRKAGRYEISVKLGGLNVAYSPYYKVFQPGMVVPSKTKIVCHFSTLVLTCGQPHTLQIVPRDEYDNPTSNSLSLVDEHNYSLSIHELGPQEEEPSDVLFEKSVLSNQQTCQVFLRLTLLCRGCFRACISYQNQPISNGEFDIIVLSENEKNIVERNVSTSGVSIYFEAYLYNASSYANTQWHLPPLHLGSSQRRPSTATEDEDEDSPSDSQTPEKVKKPKKVYCYVSPKQFSVKEFYLKIIPWRLFTFRVCPGTKFSYHGPDPVHKLLTLVVDDGIQPPVELSCKERNILAATFIRSLHKNIGGSETFQDKVNFFHRELRQVHMKRPHSKVTLKVSRHNLLESSLKATRNFSVSDWSKNFEVIFQDEEALDWGGPRREWFELICKVLFDTTNQLFTRFSDNNQALVHPNPNRPSYLRLKVYEFAGRLVGKCLYESSLGGAYKQLVRARFTRSFLAQIIGLRMHYKYFETDDPEFYKSKVCFILNNDVSEMELVFAEEKYSKSGQLEKVVELVTGGAQMPVTNENKIFYLNLLAQYRLANQVREEVDHFLKGLNELVPENLLAIFDENELELLMCGTGDISVCDFKAHAVVVGGSWHFREKVMRWFWTVVSSFTQEELARLLQFTTGSSQLPPGGFAALCPSFQIIAAPTHSTLPTAHTCFNQLCLPTYDSYEEVHKMLQLAISEGCEGFGML; from the exons ATGTTTTACGTTATTG GTGGGATCACAGTATCTGTGGTAGCTTTTTTTTTCACCATTAAGTTCCTCTTTGAGCTTGCCGCACGTGTAGTCAGCTTCCTCCAACATGAGGACCGGGATCGCAGAGGAGAGCGGACCATTTATGACTACGTGCGAGGCAACTACTTGGACCCCCGCTCTTGCAAAGTGTTCTGGGATTGGAAAGACCCCTGTGAGGTGGGCCACAGCATGGCCTTCCGAGTGCAT CTGTTCTATAAGAATGGTCAGCCCTTCCCTGCTCATCGTCCTGTGGGACTGCGAGTTCACATCTGTCATGTTGAGCTAGCAATGGATATTCCTGTGACCCAAGAAGTACTTCAGGAGCCCAGTTCCAATGTGGTGAAGGTAGCATTCACTGTACGTAAGGCTGGACGCTATGAGATCAGTGTAAAGCTTGGAGGCTTGAATGTGGCATACAGTCCTTATTATAAAGTCTTTCAGCCAG GTATGGTAGTTCCCTCCAAAACCAAAATTGTTTGCCATTTCTCCACTCTGGTGCTGACATGTGGGCAGCCGCACACTCTGCAGATAGTTCCCAGAGATGAATATGATAATCCTACTAGTAACTCATTATCACTGGTAGATGAGCACAATTATAGCCTCTCAATCCATGAG CTTGGTccccaagaagaagagccttctGATGTTTTGTTTGAAAAGTCTGTGTTGTCCAATCAACAAACTTGTCAAGTTTTTCTGAGACTCACCTTACTCTGTAGAGGATGTTTCCGTGCCTGCATCTCCTACCAAAACCAGCCTATTAGCAATGGAGAGTTTGATATAATTGTTCTAAGTG AGAATGAGAAGAACATTGTAGAGCGAAACGTTTCCACCTCAGGGGTCAGTATCTACTTTGAGGCCTACCTTTACAATGCTAGTAGCTATGCCAACACACAGTGGCATCTTCCTCCTTTGCATTTGGGTTCCTCACAACGCCGACCTTCCACTGCTACTGAAGATGAGGATGAAGACTCTCCTTCTGACAGCCAGACCCCTGAGAAAGTGAAGAAACCAAAAAAAGTGTATTGTTACGTTTCACCCAAG cAATTCTCAGTAAAGGAGTTCTACTTGAAGATCATTCCTTGGCGTCTCTTTACTTTTAGAGTATGCCCTGGCACCAAG TTTTCTTACCATGGGCCTGACCCTGTGCACAAGTTGCTGACactggtggtggatgatgggatccAGCCTCCTGTGGAGCTCAGCTGCAAGGAGAGGAACATATTGGCGGCCACTTTCATACGCTCTCTGCATAAAAATATAG GAGGCTCAGAGACTTTTCAAGACAAAGTCAACTTCTTCCATAGGGAATTGCGTCAGGTGCACATGAAGAGACCTCACTCCAAAGTTACTTTGAAAGTCAGCCGTCACAACCTTTTGGAATCA TCCCTGAAAGCAACACGCAACTTTTCTGTTTCTGACTGGAGCAAAAACTTTGAAGTGattttccaggatgaagaag CCTTGGATTGGGGAGGTCCTCGCAGAGAGTGGTTTGAATTGATCTGTAAAGTTCTGTTTGATACTACCAATCAACTTTTTACCCGCTTCAGTGACAACAACCAAGCTTTG GTGCACCCCAATCCCAACAGGCCTTCATATCTGCGGCTGAAAGTGTATGAATTTGCAGGGCGCTTGGTTGGAAAGTGTCTCTATGAGTCATCTTTGGGAGGAGCTTACAAACAGCTGGTGAGAGCTCGTTTCACCAGATCTTTCTTGGCTCAGATCATAGGACTGCGGATGCATTATAAG TATTTTGAGACGGATGACCCCGAGTTCTATAAATCTAAAGTTTGTTTCATCCTAAATAATGATGTGAGCGAGATGGAGTTGGTTTTTGCTGAGGAAAAGTACAGCAAATCGGGACAATTGGAGAAG gtGGTTGAACTAGTAACTGGTGGTGCTCAAATGCCAGTCACAAATGAGAATAAAATTTTCTACCTGAATCTGCTTGCACAGTACAGGCTAGCCAATCAGGTTAGAGAGGAAGTGgatcactttttaaaag gtCTCAATGAGCTAGTTCCTGAAAACCTCCTAGCTATTTTTGATGAAAATGAACTTGAG cTGCTGATGTGTGGTACTGGAGATATCAGTGTCTGTGATTTCAAAGCACATGCTGTAGTAGTGGGTGGTTCTTGGCACTTCCGAGAAAAG GTAATGCGGTGGTTTTGGACAGTGGTCTCCAGTTTCACACAGGAGGAGCTGGCAAGGCTGTTGCAGTTCACCACTGGCTCTTCTCAGCTGCCTCCTGGAGGATTTGCTGCACTCTGTCCATCTTTCCAGATCATTGCAGCTCCAACGCACAGTACACTGCCAACAGCCCATACTTG ttttaacCAGCTGTGCCTCCCAACATATGATTCTTATGAAGAGGTGCACAAGATGCTGCAGTTGGCCATCAGTGAGGGCTGTGAGGGATTTGGTATGCTCTGA